AATCCGAGATCTGGCTTCCACATAGATCCTTCCATAGAGGGCTATCAGCAGCAAGGTGGGGAAGTAGAAGGCTCCCACTGTGGAGTAAACGGTGTACAGTATGTGGTCTGTGTTCACCACACAGTCAGAAACTTCTTCCGCTTTCGCTTGACGCCAAAACAAAGGCGGCATGGAGATGGAGATAGAGAAGACCCAGACCAAAGCGATCATGCCCGCTGCCCTCTTGGGAGTCCTTTTCGTAGAATATTCAACTGCATCGGTGATCGCCCAGTATCTGTCCAGGGCGATGACACACAAGTGGAGGATGGAGGCTGTGCAACAAGTAATATCCGAAGATAGCCATACATCGCAGACGATCTGGCCCAAAGTCCATTTCCCGGTCACAGTATACATGGTGCTAATGGGCATGACAAGGATAGACACAAGAAGGTCCGTGACAGCCAGGGAGGCTATGAGATAGTTGGCCGGAGTGTGCAATTTCCTCGTCTGGTAGACGGTTGCAATTACAAATGCATTAGAAAGCATGGTGGCGAGAGTGATAAGAGCCAAGATAATGGTGAGGACTATCTTCCAGGAGAGCGGAGTGGCATCTTGGTAGATCCCTTCCGCTGCACTGCAATTGCGGTCGTGGTACGAGTCATTGGTCTGCAGCACCTTCAGGTTGTCGGGTGCTGGCTGGCAGGGAGCCGCTTGCTCCATCACTTTCTCAGCCGAAGCGTCAGTCGGCAAACTGACGGGCGTTGAGTTAGCAACCCGAGGCGGCAAATGGCAGGGCAGCTCCCCCCGCCAGGAAACCGATCGCCTGCGGAGCGGGCTGCACCTCTTCCAACTCCGCCGGCCCCGGCACGGACTGCGGAGAGGCGACGCTCCCCATCCCCGCCCGAGCCGGGCAATCCAATGGGGAGCCTTCTCGCTTCTCCTGCGCCCCGGCGGGTCCCTGCCCAGTGGCGCCAGCGAAACCCGGGCACCGCGCGAGCCGGTGCATTAGCACACGCGGCTGCAGCCAGCCTGAAACCGCCCCGCGCTGTGGCGGGGTTCAGAGCGGCTCTGCCTGCGGGGCTGGGGCCGCCACGCTCCCCGGGCAGCCCGCAGCCTCCGGGCGGGAACAGCGCGACGCCTCGGGTACTGGGCCGGGCGGAGGTTCCCCTGCCTATGGCCGCCCGGGCTGGCGGGGGACGCGGCGGGAGCCCTGTGCGCCTCGCTGGTGCCCCGCGGGAGCTCTGCCCCGCCACCGCCGCCCACTTCAGCAAGTTGCTGCGAGGGGCGGCGGGCGGCAAAGGCGGCGGCGCCCCTGTGGCCGCCGAGCGCTcgggggcaggcaggggctgggctccggcaggcagcagcgcGGCCGGGAGTGAGAGGCGCGCGGCCTCCGCCCCTTATATACAGCCCGGCTCGGAGCCGCCGGAGCAGCGCAACTCGTGCGGTGCCGAGTGCGGGTTCCCGGCGGCTCACCACCCGCCCCCCTGCCCGGGGAAGTTCCCTCCGGGTCCTAGCGCCCGCGGCAGCCCtttcctctgcccccctcccggCAGTGCATTGCTCCTCTCCCACCGGAGCCCGGGGCATCCCTCCACTCCGGCTGCCCGCCCCGAGGCTGTGAGCGCAGGAGAGAGCGGGCCGAGGAACCGGGTCGGGCCAAGCCCCAAGCCGCGTTTCGCTCCGGCGGATCTCTCGCCTGGTCCCCCCTGCCCTACCTGCCGCTCCTGGGCGGGAACCCTGAGCCCTGGGGTTTGCCCGAGGGGGCTTTTCTGCGCTGGAAACAAGCTGCAAGCGAGGGGCCAGGGAGCCTGCAAAGCTGGGGACCTTAGACCGAGACCCCGGGCTGCAGCGATCCCTGATAGGGGCGGGGATGGCTGGTGCTTTTGGGAGGGATCCTGTCTTTTGGTAACGTCTGTTATCTCTTATCCGCCCCCTGATTTTAACCCAGGCTGTGCATGCTGGGGCGATAGTGCGGCCCTTCTGTATTGTAGCCCCCTTGGAGGGGGTCCTTGCGGAAGTTGCATTTGCTTTTGTTggaaactgcccccccccggccccccgcagCTGCTGGACTGCTTAAACATAGGCAGGCCAAGCCCAGCTCGCCCGCCACCCCAGAGCATTGCCCGCGAGTGATGCATCCCATTCACACGGTGTGCGCATCCTCGTTCCAGAACCCGTATCCCGTACATTGCTAGGGAAGTTTTGCATTCAGATATAGTCAGTATCCGGTTGGGAAAGGCAAACAAACAACAGATTACAAAGAAAAGCGCTCAAGTAGACGGGGTCAGAGATTAGGCTTTAGGGCGGCAGTAGGTGGTTTTTATTAGCTTGATAGCTGTAATCTGTTGTTTGCCAGCCTTCGATTTCCGGCAATAAACCAGTGAATTGGTCTAGTTTTATCGGGTTCCTCTCGGAGTCGCaatctctccccccgccccaccgcgAGAAACCCCAGGACTGGGGAGCGCTCTGATGGGAGCCCAGCGCTTCTATGGACTAACGTTGTGTAAATCCCCGTTTATTGTGTGGATTTAAAGTCCTAGACAGCAAATAGCCGATTGTTAAAGCATTATCACCCTGTCATTTAGaaccccccccgccgccgccgccctcaCGTTCACACTCTGTTTAATGGAGAGGATGCTTtaatcaacacacacacacacacacggctgacTGagcctgaagtgtgtgtgtgtgtgtgtgtgtgtgtgtgtgtgtgtgtggtgttagTACCGGCTGGACACACAATGTACAGGATTTCTAACTTCTGGGCGCTGTTGAGAAGTGGCCCTTGCAGCTGTTTCAGTCATTTCCCACATGCAGCAAAGGAAAGTTTtgcaaggaaaaataaatgtagattttttattGATTCGGTGCTCCTGCTGGAGTCTCTCAGTGATGTATAGAAAACGgtttggggaagggagaggaaagggaatTCTCTATATGTACGTGTGTGTAtacagttcacacacacacacacacttgatttGTGCATGCTGTTTATGCATAAACCTTCAGAGCACTAAAAATCTCATTGAATCTTTCATACCCGGGAACCTCAGCGGGCGTCGCATTGTCGTCTGGCAATTGAAACTGTCAATCTTTAGCTGGCAAGCTCTGCTCTTGTTCGCCGGGAGTGCTGAGTCCTCAAAGTCACCAGCACCTCCAGGGAGCCTTTTGTTCAAGGGAGCAGGTCGGTGATCCTGGTGCAGCCCGCACTCTGCAGCTGCACGTTTGCTCTTGTCGCCCAGCCAGTCGCCAGCCGCTTGTTCTGTGCAGTGGGCCAGGTAAAATGTCAAAAGCTAAAGGGGTTAGCACCTTCCTCTTGCTGATGACCCTTCTCTTTTAGTGGGTGTTTTCAGGTGTGCTCACAGTGAAATGCTTTTAGAGGACAATTCTGGAAAGCAAAGAGCATTTAGAAAGTAAGTtgatctagagagagagagccagaatCAAAGCCCACGGCTTTGGCACAGAATTATAGAGCCATTTCCTCCTGTTTATACACTCCCCCACCTGACCAGCGGTGCAGCTTTAAGAGAACTCGAAAAGTCTTGTAAGGCGAGACAAGCACACCAGACAAGGCGATGTGTCCAGTCGAAGGGCGTGTTAGGgtggcaggctgagaagcagggatGTGCAAGTATAAACGAAGGGGGTGGGAAGCTGGTAAGAAAGCTCCCCAAATAGAAGCTCAGAGAAAAAGTTGCATACAGCTACCGTGACTTTGCAGGCTGCGGTGTGCGCTGAAAGAGCTGCCGTCTGTAGGGAACTGTCCAGGAAAGAAACCTTCTGGAACAGGCTAGCGTCCATACGGAATGTCAGCCCGAGAAAAGCAGTGATGCTGGACAGCAAGACATGCGCGGGCTCAATCCCCCCTCTGCACCCTCCAGACAGGGTGGCATGCCTTTCGGAAGTATTGAGCACCCACAAATCGGTGGAAGGTACGGGTGCTAGGCATTTTGAAAGTCAAGCCATAAAGGCCCAGTCCTCGCCTCACTAAAATCATCTAGTTAGAAACTCTGCAGAACTTAGAGCTTCAATCAAAATCTTGGCAAAGATGAGAGTTTGAGTTAATTGGAGTTTTGATAGTCAAGGTTTGGCTGTAGGAGCATTGGCTTCTGGTCACAGTATATATCGTCCCTATTCACTCCCAAGCATCAGCCTCTGATGTTTGCCACTTTTTCAGCACGGAACCAATCGATATAGCCAAGATTCGTCACCTATTGATGTAAAGTATGCACTTGATTAAAAGGCCAGAAGttgtttttatgaaaatattttattttgtatgtacaCACAACGGTGTATTTAACTGCACTTCACTGCACACTGGGAATGTGTTCCTTGACAATTTAGCAGTGAGTGATTAGCCCATGTCCACATATTACATAGTGGGTAAATTCAATCACTGCTTAATTACTCTTCCACG
The genomic region above belongs to Caretta caretta isolate rCarCar2 chromosome 3, rCarCar1.hap1, whole genome shotgun sequence and contains:
- the HTR1B gene encoding 5-hydroxytryptamine receptor 1B, with protein sequence MEQAAPCQPAPDNLKVLQTNDSYHDRNCSAAEGIYQDATPLSWKIVLTIILALITLATMLSNAFVIATVYQTRKLHTPANYLIASLAVTDLLVSILVMPISTMYTVTGKWTLGQIVCDVWLSSDITCCTASILHLCVIALDRYWAITDAVEYSTKRTPKRAAGMIALVWVFSISISMPPLFWRQAKAEEVSDCVVNTDHILYTVYSTVGAFYFPTLLLIALYGRIYVEARSRILKQSPTKTGKRLTRAHLITDSPGSSSSVTSINSKAPEASSPIGSPVYMNQVKVKISDALLEKKKLTAARERKATKTLGIILGAFIVCWLPFFIITLVLPICKDACWFHMAIFDFFTWLGYLNSLINPIIYTMSNEDFKQAFHKLMRFRCTS